Genomic segment of Phalacrocorax aristotelis chromosome 16, bGulAri2.1, whole genome shotgun sequence:
TGAGGCTTGTTCAGTGACTCAAAGAGCAACACGCCGTCTCTGATGTCGAAAGCGCTGGTGTTGCGCGCTGGCCTGCTTTGATCGCCAGAGGTGAGTGAATGGCTGTGTATCTCTACAGGGTGTAGGCTGAAGTACTGGCTGTACTTAAAAACACCAGTGAGCATGGGGGGTGTGCGCTGGGCACCCGTCAGCGTGCGTGTGGCTTGGGAAGTTCTGTGCAGGTGACACAGCGTTGCGGCGTAGCTGTGTACGGGTGAATTTCTGTGCTGGGGGTGTTGTGGTGGCTGGCGGCAGGAAACCATAAGCGTGGTAACAAATTCTTTTGTGCTGTTTGatggttttaattctttttttttatgttaagtTAATCTACAGTAAGCAGTTCCTCCATGTTTCACAAAGTGTTTAACAATGCCCGCACGGCTCCCTGGGAGCCCTGCGCAGGCTATCGGTGTAATCCCCCGCGTTTAGCTGGTCTGTGCTGTCTTTTATCTGTTCCTTGTAATGAGCAAAAGTATTTCCTAATCTCTGGCTGTTAAAGCTGCGTACACAAAACACAGacattaatttttccttcttttaactTTGTAAAGCATTTGTCATTTTGAGGAAGCTGCATAAGTAACTCTGCTTCCTCTGAGCTGCCTTTTCATATTTCTCACTCCATAGATTGCTGCACATTGTGTTTGTAGTCATGTTTAAAACCCTGTTCCTGGGGTTCCCCAACGGCCATGCAGACTGCGAGGCACAAGAGCAGCATGAAGAACTAGCAGTGTGAAAATAGGCTCATTGGCATGAAAAGACACAAATCTGGTGTTAGCAGCAGTAGTTGTAAGAATTGTTTGCAGTCCCTTGAAGCAGTGAAATTGTTATTTGCCTGATTTTGCTTGAAATATTCAGGATGAGCATAAAAATCAGTCAGTTCTCGAAAATGTCTGGGTGGCCAAACAGTACAGCCCACTGGAGGGAGACGGGGGCTGGACCAAAAGGCCAAGAGGCAGACCTAGGTGGGACTTCTGGCCCCGAGATCTGTCTCTGCTGTTTGCTTCTAGGACATAAGCACCACCATCAACATTTGCAGGTCATATTTCttaccaaaaataaatatatgaaatgGTGTTTTAAAGGCTCAAGTTTTGCATGAAGAAGCTCTACATTGGCATGCTGCCAACCCAGGTCAGGCCAAGAGGCGGGGAATCACTGGGCAGGGTTTGTTGATAAAGGTTTTACTCTTCCAGGGTGAACGTTCCCCCTTGAAATCctctttctgtcctttctctcttttccatcCACCCGTTCTGGGTGCCCAGTTTCTTGTGTCGCAGAACCCTCCCGTGCAGGAGTGGAACGAAGCAGCAGTATGCAGCATCTCATAGGCCAAGGGCAGTGTAGGAACAGAGCCCTGCAATGAAAAAGGGAGGCACCTGAACTCTGGGAGGTGGAAGCTTGTAGTTCATACACTTCACCAAGAACTGCCTGAAACTTCTGCTTCTCCATTGACTCATAGATCTGAAGGCTTTTTGCTGCAGTTGCTTCAGAGTGCCCTAGTGAACAGCCACAGTCACAGGCAGTGAACGTGGGGAAAAGTCCTCCAGAAACTGAGTCTGCTGAGTGGATTCTGGTGCCAGTTTTAGACAAACACTGGCCTCTGTCATGCTGTTGTTGTTGACAGAGCTGCTGTTGCGACATGGCTCTTTTGCAGGGCGGATGGCCACTAAGAACTGGTGCTTGAAGGTCTCGCTGAGGGCAATGTAGAGGAAGGGGTTGAGGCAGCTGTTGGCATAGCCCAAGCTAATGGCAAAGTTGTAAGCATAGAAGAAGGCCATGGATGGTGTGTCGATGCCGAGGTGAACCAGCTGGAGGATGTAGAAGGGAGcccaacaaataaaaaaggcagAGCAGATGGCAACTGCCATGCGGGTGACTCTCTTGGTACGCAGCTGGAGGCTTCTTTGCGGCAATGGGACCACAGTGGTGGCCATGTGCTGGAGGATCTTAAAGTAGACCACACAGATCACAATCAATGGCACAGCAAATGCCAGCATGAACTGGTAGAGGGTGAACCAGTAGATATCAGTCTCCGGGTTGGGAAGCAAGAGAGCACAGCGGACAGTCCCATCCTCCAGAGGCATAAGACCTGCATACATCCACACAGGAATGATGGTCAGGAAGGAAAGGAGCCACACCAAGCAGATAACTAGAGCTGCAACACACGGGGTCCGGACATAGGTAGATTTTAGAGGGTAGACAGTTGCCAGGTAGCGGTCCAGTGTCATCACTGTAAGGATGTTGGTGCTGGTGATCTGACTGTTGGTGTCCAGGGCAGTGATGATGGTGCATAGGGGAGCTCCAAAGTACCATGAGCCATTGCCTAGGAGCTGGTGGATGAGGAAAGGCATGCCCAAGAGAAAGAGGAGGTCCACAATGGAGAGGTTGAAGATGAAAATGTCAGGCACAGTCTGTTTGCATCTCAGCTTCTTCTTCTTGACAATAGTGTAGATGACAATGAGGTTCCCCACAATGCCCAGGAAACAGATGATGCTGAAGAGGCTGGGCATGATCACATTGGTGTACGGTGCtggtttctctgctgctgccaaagcaaaccaaagccATGAGTGCAACCCAGAGACAACCTCTTTACATCTCTGTGTGCTTGCCCTCTCCTGCAGCTGGATCCCCCTCAAAGTCATAGCTTGGAACAATGTTTAAGACCCTTTGCTGTGTATGGAGAGGCTTAGCTGGGGATTTGACACTCCTCCTCTGCCACCCAATGGAGGCAGCACACCACCCGAGACTGGCCGTGTGCAGACATCTGTTCTCAGCTCTCCTAATGTACTTCTGCCCTGACCAGAACCTCCCCAGCTCTGTTGGGGGGACTAACGTCAGGCTGGTGTGCCTCTGCACTTGCCAGTGTCTGACGGAGTGGATAGCAGCTTTTCTTCCAGGGAGTGCTGGGTGTCCAGCCATTTTGAGGGGAGTGGGTGAGGCGTTGGTGCTCTCCATGTCAGAGAAGTAAACCTCTATGTGAGTGCTAAAATTTGGATATAGTCAGTGCTCAAGCTGTCAGAAAGCTTCAGCTCATCTGTTGGGTGGTTTGTCTATTGTGCAGTATGAGACAGAGTTCACTGACTATGCAGGCAGACAGCTAATGCTTGTCTCTATTGTGAGATCTGGGACTGTACCCTGGCTGTGTCCCACCTCTGTTGGTGGGCTGAGACCAGAGCATGGGCTCCTTTCCatcttccttccctgacagtctCCTTTCTCTTTAGTTTCTTTTCTAGAAAGAAATCCAGGTGTGTGGCCAGACAGGGTTTTGGGAGTATATGTCAGAGTGGCCGTTCAACAGGGAATGCCCTAGTTGTACATGGAGGAAAACATGGCTTAAATCTGCCATCTCTGGGTTCTGGATATAGGTGGATTTCCAAGGCAAAATTCTTGCCTGATAACACTTAGCTTATTAGCACTGGTGCTTGACTGTTGCtgtttgggttgggaggctcaAACAATCAAATTCACATTTGCCTTGTCCTCAGCCTGggtttaaaatcacattttgaaGCCACAAGACCTCAGTGCCAACCAACAGGGATTTCTGCTCTTGGGCACAGAAGGTGGTGTCTAAGGCACAGGCTGTGGTACGCTCTGTTCTGCAAGGCACTCGTGCACTGTGTGATGGAGTCTTAAATCACCTCCTCAGCTGAGGTAAATCTCATTTCATCTCATTACTCCTCTCCTATAGgacctggttttttttctaggggGAGGCTTTGTGTGAGTTGTTTGTGTGGCTAAAGACATGCATGACAGCCCCTAAGCCTAACTGCATGTGTCTGTCACTGAATTGCAGATGATTCAATATGGTGTTAATTGGCAACGCTTTCAGTCACTGCACTGTTCTGTGTCCTTAGCAGCCTGCACCTGTAGAAGAGGGGAAGTCTCCTCCAACAGAACCTCAGGAAATCTTAAAAATGAGATTAAGTGAAATAACAGATACTCATAAGGTGCTGTCTCTGCCACAGCAGTATCTGCTTGCTGAGGTGGTATTTGCTGACTTTGACCTCTAGAAGTCTTGGGCACAAACTTCTGTCACACCAAAGTAAATCTGGAGAAGCTTGTCTGGATTGGCAAGATATAACTGGGGCTACATCGCTGGCCTGGTCCGTGGCTGGAGAAGTGTGCCATATCAACTGTGTGTAATATTTCAGTGCTCCTAGAAGTGGGATGTGATAAGTTGCCACTGCCTCAGTCCTTCTGGCACTAGGAAGTGGCCAACTTAAGCATAAGCAAGGCCAAGGTCAGAATCCAGTAGAGCTGTTGCTGCACCATTTTACTGAAGAGCATCTATGCAGGTGTCAGAAAGCAGCCAATGAGGCAGGGGCCTGAAGGCGAAAGCCAGGCTTGGCTGACTGGACACAAAAGCCTAGTCCAGGCCATTCATGAGGGCTTAAATGGCCCCTGTTCCTCCTGGCTGCCCATTAATGCAAGGAAATACCCCACGGTTCATGGCTTTTGGTAGATAACGTACTGTCATCAGCACCCGTTGAGACAGCACCCAGCCTGTACATCTCCTGAACATCCAAACAGAGCTCGTGCCTCCTTAACCCTTGAAGGTGGCAGACTAGAAATTGGAAGGCAACAACTGCGGTCCTGCTGTTCTGCACGTAGCTATTATGAGTTCTGCTCTTCTCTCTTTTAGCCCCAAACTTTATGAATGTGATTGTATGAGTACATGTACATACGATTGTATGAGTGAACCATAAAGGCCACTCACTTGGTTAGCTGGAAGTTGGGACAAAATGTCCTTTTCCTGCAGTATAATCACTGGAGTGCTCGTGGTGACCCTGTAACGTTTGGCATGAGCTCAGCTGGCCTTAGAGCAGAACGCGTGCAAGCCCAAAGGCTTCTTGTGAAGCTGTATAGTGCTGTAGCATCTTTCCTGCTGTTGGTATTTGTACAAGCGGGACTCTTTAAGTGTTACCAGCTGGAAGCTAGCGTGCAGCTGTGTATTATGGGCTGGAGTCAGAAGTGCATGACCACTAAATCCTCAAAAGTTATCTCTTTTCTAAAGCCCCTTTCATCTTGAGATATGGCAGAATCTGaattttcagtgctgcttctgtgcacaTCCAAGTGGCTGTACTCTGTTTACTGATACAGGCACTTCAGGCATTGATTTGCACTCGCTTGTAGATCTGTGGCTGCCCTGTTACTCTTTTTAAAAGTCCCGAAGGGGACTGCCCTGTGTGAACTGAATGAGGACTGGCctacttccttttttctccaagGTGATTATTGTCCTCAGCCACACCCAGGTACACAGAAAACTACGTCTTTACTGCATTTCAGGAGGAAGCACCTAAGGCACACTTTCAGTTTATGAAGAACGTACTGGTGGAGAGGGTGTCAAAAAACCTCATACAAAGCACCTTCTCTTGAAAAGTTTAATCAGCTTGCACCACTGACAACTGCTCTGCCTGACCCCAGACCATTAATCTGGGAACAGTGGTAGCATGGAGAAAACAGGAGACTTGTGGGGATCTCTGCTTCCCTCACCAGCGATGTCCCATGTTCTGTGCCTTGGTCCCCTCCCTGTCTAGCTGGGCTGGCTCATCTCTGCAGCTAAGACCAACGGGCTGCTGGAGTTAGTACTGCCTCACAGCCAAAAGGCAGAGCGAATCGCTTCAAGGCGGTGGGGCCAGCGGCGGCGGTCGGGCTCtggtgcggggcgggggggcggccgggcccccgcagcccccgggcgGGCTCagccccggcccgcccgccgTGCGCCGCCCGGCTCGGGGCGCGGAGCTGTCCGCCCCCGGGTGCTGAAGGCGGCTCGCCCTGGCGGcaccccggggaggggggctgggagaggggggCTGTACCCCTGTGCTCAGCCTCTCCCACCTCACGGGGTACCggccggccccgcagccccgctgGGCACCGGCAGCGCCGGGCTCAGCGCCGCAGAGCAGCGCAAGAGGCGTGTGCAGCAGGACTTCCCCCCGCAAAGCTCtccgcgcccccgccccggccccagcGCGGGCGCCCCGCCGGGGAGGTGCGCCTCTGCCCCGCGCAGCCCCTGCTCACCTGAGCCGTTCCGAGCCTCCGGCGCGGAGAAGTTGCGGGAGGAGTTGGCGGGGGCCATGGCAGTGAGTGCTGGTGCCAGGGATGGAGAAACTTGGACAAGTTTCCTCGATGGATCCGTGGCGGCGATGGGGGTGCGCCCCCCCGCCTttccccgccggggccgggcagaGTGCGGGAGGCAGGAGCCCTCCCGCAGCCGGCGAGAGGCTGCGGCTCGGCTACACTGCGCTCCGCTCGCCCACTCCTGCCCCGCCGAGCTCGGAGCAGGTACTGACATCAAAGAGCAGCTGACTCTGCCAGCCGCGTCGTCTGAGAGCATCCCTCCACCGCTGTCGGGTGGGAGGGGATGCCGGTgccgagcggggccggggggagctgCCCTCCTCGGGTGGGAGGCAGCCACCTCCCGGCCGGGGGCTGGGCAGTGCCCCTTCACATCCCTCACCTGAGCCGCCCCCGAAGGGATGGCTGGGATCCATGCCCCCCCAGTTACAGCCAGCCTGCTCTTGCTGTCCTCAGGGGGAGAGGAATAGcaaattttgtgttttaagtaGCTCTGATCTCCTGCCTTCAGTGTGTATCTTTCTCGTGCGGAGACACATGCAGTTTTCATCCCTGAGTCACAGGCATACCGCCACTAGTGGGGTTGGGGGGTGTCAAGGTACCAAATTACCCACTGAAAACTGTGTTGCTTTGACCCTCTGACCCCTCTAATTCCAACCTGGGACGCTTCACTTGTAATTaattctctgctgttttctgcttttctatgTCTTGCCACAGTTCACTTGCTTCTTAGCTCTAGAAATTAGTATTATTGCTAGCTCAGATTTTATTTACATTCTAtttttttggctttaaaatattaGGCAAGAACCCCCTTGGGTTGTGAGAAactgctttgctctttttctaTGCCTTGCCAGAGCAGTAGCCTGctcttttctgcagctctgagccCATGACTTTGTTGTGCTTCCTGCCCATTGTTTATACCTGGGTTGGGTTCCTCCATGATGGTTTGATAAATAACATGTTTCCAGGGCAAAAAGGATGATTCTTTACCTCTGAGCATTTCCTGCACTGAAAAAGCGTGGTCTCATGTCAAAAGTCCGCAAGACAACCAGCAGCAAGAGGCAGCTCTTTTGTCTGGGGTAGAGTGCAGTGTAGGGGATTGGGTTTGCTTTGTAAAAACTACATCTGTCTGTCTGGAAATCTCCCTTgcttctgtctctttctttgtAGTTGTAAGAGCTGGCATCATCTGTAGAggacttggttttttttttttgagcttcaTAAGGCTGTATCAGTCAGGACTAGAAGTAATCTATACCATTAAAAATGGGGCCCAGTAACAATCCCAGTATGGGCTGTAAGCCAGATTTGGCAGCAGCATTTTCAGTATGGGCCTCTTACTATGTAAGCCAAACGAGTCTGTCATTATTAGGTTGTCCTCTAGTGGACCAGCGGCAGACAGAAATCTGGAGCATGCTTCACCCAGGCATCGTAGCTCTTAGGAGCTGGAGACAGGCTGGGGCCAATTTGTCTGCTATGCTGTGAGGTTTTTGCTGAGTCTGTGGAGTTGCTTCAGTGATTTGCCCAAGAGGTTTTTCCCTGGCAGGTATCTATGGTCTATATGACAGTTTTGAACCTGCACAGCTGGTGAAAAAAAGTGGTGTTTCTCAGTCacttaatattttcttaaaagaccCTTTTTTCTCTTGGGCAAATCTCGGTGTTCATCCATATGGGGTTACTACTGCAAAGCAAGCTGTGGTTTGTGTACTGGGATAATGGAGCTAAGGTGGGACAGCTACTGCGAACAGGGTACTGTCCTCTGCAGTGAGCGCCTTCGTGTAATTTTGCTTAATCCAGTCTCGAAGTACAAAGTATGAGTGTTTGCATGGGAAACTGGTGGGCAGTTGCTATTCCAAACATTTTCCCTTCATTGACAAGCTCCTACTCACTCTCCCTGGAGAGGAACTAGCTATTTTatagctttaaaagaaagaaccTGACATTTAAATTTAGCAgtttccaaagcacagcattaTCTTTAATCTGAGATCTCAAACATTACTATTCACTTAAAAACTGTCATGCATTTGAGGGAGCTGTAATTCCTCCTTCTTAGCTGTAGGGGCGTGATAAACCACAGCTGCTCCATCCCTGATGCACACATCATAGCTGCAACGACAAAGCCGTGCTCAGCACTTGGGATTCACTTCGCAGCATGGCTGTGCGACTGTTTTATTGTTGGGTTTTTACATAAAGACTTTGACAGGGTTTGgttctccttttttcctataACAATAATCTATGGAGGCTCTTGCCCCAAAGAGGGGCTGATCTCTGTAAAACCAGCCCCACCAAGTAGAAGGGatagggagaaggagaagaataCTAACCACAGCAACTGGTGATGCACAGCCTGGCTGTGTGTAGAGCTCACTGTCACCAGGAGCAGGCACAGTAATCGGCTCATTATGGGGCTGAACACTTGAAGATAGCATCTGTCTGAAGGACTAGTTCTGTGAGTGCTCATCTACTGGAAACTGCAGCAGGGATGAGCTCTCAAGGGACGTTGAGATATAGCAGAGGAGTTGTACTAACCACTCCATGTAATTACAAGGAAGATTGAGGCACTAACCCCTTGAAAACACATCTTAGAGAGAGATAGTAATTAACATTTAAGCAAGGAACTGCCATCTTGACAGCCTAATGATGTAGATAAAGGCGTGGAAATGGAGCTCAGCCcttaaacataaaagaaaaaatttacttCTTCCTACAAACTTGGCATCACCACTACCCTTAGACCATCCTGTCTGCAACATTGCTGTTATGAAGAAAGATAGTAATCTTCCGAAGCTGCTGCTAGGCAAATTCTGAGACTAGGGAATGGATCTGGCTGGTCTAACAGTGGTTTAACCCTGAAAGGCTCTTGCATTTCAGTAATGAGTTATATTTCCTGCGTCTGTCCCAGCTGGAGATCCTGTCTTACGCAACACGAGTAGAACCACAGCATCCCGTGGGGCAGAACGCAGCGCCGGCTTCTGTTACCACGCTACTGAAACCATTTCCCCAGCTCGTTTCGCcaaataatttctcattaaaTGGAGACTTTTTCATCcgctaaatatttatttagcgCCTAGCTACTACTCTGATTTGCACTCTAGAGAGAGGAGCCTTCACTAGAAGCCAAGTTGCAAATCCTCCCCTCTAACTCACTGGGCTCCTTACAACTCTAGACTTACAGAACAGGCctctgcatttttattgcttaGCTCTTTGTTTTATATTGATTGTAGCCTAATGGGTGAAGTTTTGCCCTTGCAGCAGCCTTAGGGGTAGGGAGGATTTCATTCAGGATGCATTAGATGTAGTGCATCAGCCCTCCATACCAGCCTAGTACTTGAATATTGTTGTCTCTGTGCGATAGCTGCGCATCAGTCTCACCCCTTTTCAGGCAGGGTTGGTAAAGTAGTTTCCAACTACTGGTCCGTTTTCCCTCGTTCGATCCTGGAAAGTGAGTCTTTGCTATCATTTCTCACCTACAGAGGGGGAAAATGTCATGTGGCAAAGTTAAATAATTTCCCTAAAGCCACATGCTGAGCTTGAGGTCAAAAACTGACAGTAATTCTCTCTACAACAGCGCTGGCTTAGGCAGCATCTTATCCATCTTCCTGCAATGATTATCCCAGCACAACTGTTTGTATCCCCACAAAGGTACGTGTGCTGAATATaattatttgattaaaaaaaaaaaaaaccaaacccaaaccacagaaATCCCAAAGGCCTGAAGGAGTAGCTTTGTGAAGGCAACTTGGTGGTGACTCAGGCGTTGCTGTCATCGGTCTAGATGTGCGCCGCATACGTGGTCTGGCTGATTGGAAAGAAGTCGCTATCATGTCTTGGTGCCTGGCTTGATTCAGACCAGTGTGACCGTGTGATCCAGAAGTGCCCTGAGCTGGTATTAACGAAAATGGAGCCCTGGCCTGAGACTAAGCTATGAGCAAAGCCCTGATTTCTCCCCTCCCAAACTCTGCTTTCTCTTACACGTGTGCATCTCTAATGAACACAGCAGGGTGAGTTCCGTTTCTCAGCTGCTCGATAGTCATGCATGGCTTTACAGGAGTACTTAGCCAAACAACGATCTAAACCCTCTTGTTATCCACAACTGGATTTCTAATTAATTAGCACAAAGTTGGCATTTATCTGAAACCAGATGACCACCGCCTCTCTCCCCACAGGCTTCCTGCCCTTGAAATGACAGGTCTGAGCTGCCTGGTCAGTCCTGGCTCATTCCAGTCCCACACCGCTAATTTGAGGTTTTagccttcagctgctgcccatGCTGGCTGCTCGCAGAAGCCAAAGGCCGGGGCAGGAGCCttatgtggttttgttttcgTTGCTAAAGGTTAGAGGATCCCAGAGACAAAAGCACAgccaaaaataacaagaaggggCCAAGCAGGGCTTGCCCTGTGACGGGGAAGCCGGGAGGCTGGCAGGCTCCGTGGCCGTCTGTGGCCGATGTGCCAAGGTCAGGGATGCGGATGTGTGCTCCGTGAAACGGGCAGATCCCATTGTCAGGCTTcaggagctgccagcagctctcGGCATCTGACAGAAACAGCCCTCAGGGAGGCAAATCCTGCCGCAGGGTACGGTGTTAGTCACTCCGCTTCCCTTTTACAAGAACAGGCATTAGCACAAGGAGGAGGTAGCTGTAACCTCAATTCCTTCCGAGTCTGAACAGGGGAAGAAGTTTTGGCTTATATCTGTAGCTTGCAGATACCTGTGCATGGGGCTCaagaggaggcagagcaggcGGGTTGACGCAGGGGGGTTGATGACCAAGAATAGATGCCTGCCCAACCCAAAACAAGCGCTCTGCCACCCTTTTCAATGAGAATGATGTTGAACTTGGAAATGGAAATTACAGATCTGAGATGAAGCAAAACTAAAAATCCTGAGAGGTTCAAGTCAAGGAGATGAGAAAAACTCCAGTCAGTGCCTGGAAAGAGCTGTCACATGAAATTGCAAATCCAAGCGCAAGGATTTATGACAGagctatcaaaaaaaaaaaaaaaaaaggtggtgttTTATAACCAGAGACTGCAGTCCTGCTGCCTGATtcagagcaggggcaggagggaggaaagcagtAATAGCTGATTTTGGAGCTGTGGTACATTGAATCTACATGAAGtccagcaaagcatttaatacAGCATCTCCCAGAAAATTCTGAGGTTGGAGAAGCGCAAAACCTGTAAAATGAATAAGGAATAAATCACAAGTGAGACCAAAGTCTTGTGTTGAGAAGGGGGGGGCTGTCAGCAGTGGTAGCATGGGATGGGAAACCCTCCTGACATGGATCTGCAGGCCCCAGGAAAAGCTCTGCTCGCTTTGGCAATCGGGTCACTGGAGCAGCCAgatgtttctttcctctctgcttccctccctggCAAATCAGCCATACGTGCCCTGTGCCGCTGCTGGGAGTGGAGACGGCTGCCAGGGTTGGAGGCAGTGGCTGAGGGCGCTGGAAGAGGTGGGAACCTTTTAAAATGATAATGCAAAAGTAAAATGATGCTCACTTACGAAAACAATAATCGGTAAACCACTTAGCCCCTTGGGCTGTTAAATGCTAAGAGGAGAGACAGActgttcttccagcagcagcaatcgGCGTTTGCTATCAGCTGGGAGTTCATTAGTTGGAAAGACGGAGAGGAGCAAGACATGGATTTGGTGTGAGCTCCCTGTTTAACACGGCTCAGAAAACGGCAAATGTGATTCTCGGAGGGACGGGGTGCGATGTTTCCCTGGCAGGAGTTACTGTTGTTGGGGAATATGGGGATGAGGCTCACTCTGCAAACCTGTGTGGATTTTTGGTCTTTTGCATCCAGTTCTCTGTAGAAAGTCGAGCTGCAGAAAGACCAAGCAGGTCAGGGCAGAGTCGGGGTGCGAGGAGGTGACTGGGGTGGTGCTGGGGACGGGCAGACCCAGTACCACGTCCCGTTTTGCAGGTCAAGCTCACAGAGCAAGATGTTTTCTGAgatgttttcttgctttcagacTCGACGCAGGTTTCAGGAGAAGGGTTAAACCAGCCAGACATTGGCCATTTTGCTGGTTGccttaaaatatttggagagaGCTCATCTGGATCAAAATCAGCCCGAAATGTTATTTTTGATTGGCTCGGTTCCTGGAGGGTTTTGCGGCAGCAGAGGATGCAGATACATCAGCGTGATACTTTCTAAATGTCCCGGTTTGCCACCAGgcctctttctctcctctccctgatttttttcctgctgtctgAGAAGGGCTGTTGGTCTAGAAGGCAACGGAGATATTTCTATTGCCTCCTGCCCCGAGGTATTGCTCTATGCAAAGGTCCCTCCCCACGTTTTGAGCCACTGTAGCCCTGTGGTTCAGTGCACTCGGATCCTATTTGCGCCGGCGCCATGCACGGTAGCCTTGCTcatgcctgtttttttttcctctatgcCTTATTTTCCAGACTTGGTGACAGTCAGTGCCTTTGTAAAGCAAACTGAAAGGTACTGTGCTAAGTTTTGTATagcagtgtgtgtgtatgaatcTGGGCTGCTGAGGTTGCAGCCGGGGCTGTCAGCAGACCCAAGAAACCAGTCCTATCTCCAGGTCCAGGTTTCTTTCCTGTCAGAAAAACATAGTTAATTAAAGCCTTCTCCTGAAAGGAATTTCTTAGCCACATTAGAGGGATAACAAAGAGAAAGCCATGTCCTTAATCCTGGCCTTTCATCTCCTAGAaattccttcctctcctgtctCTTCCTCCGTGTCCTGATTgttaaaagaaatgagaaataatttccacttggaaaaaacccaagacaaCAAAACTCCAGCCCAGCTGATCGTGGCAGAAGCCAAGGAGATGGGAACTGAAAGGAGGGAGCTGTTAATGAAGCATCAGCAGCGAgccaggggcaggagctggagcctgTCCAGATGGCACCGCTCATCTGCCGCATCCACTTTACACGTGAGTCCTCTCGGGGAAGAGCCCGGCCAAGCGGCTGCCCTCCGCAGCACTGATCAGCTGCAGCCTTGCCCACGGCCTCAAGAAGGGGGATTTGCCTGGGTTACTCCAGGCCTCCAACAGAATTCCCTCCATGGATGGGGAGTGACATCTTCCCTGCTGACCATCGAGGGGAAATGGAGCCCCAGACTTTGTATTTTGGCATTGCGTTCCTGCAGGGATGCACCAGTGCTCCAGTTGCAGCTCTCCCTCTGGCCATCCCTGCCATGGtggcagggaagggctgggaagAAGGAGCGGAGGGTGTAGAGAGGCAGGGGGCAACAGGaatggggagcagggctggcagagtGGGGAGCAGGGGTGCACCGGCAC
This window contains:
- the LOC142065255 gene encoding melanin-concentrating hormone receptor 1-like; this translates as MAPANSSRNFSAPEARNGSAAEKPAPYTNVIMPSLFSIICFLGIVGNLIVIYTIVKKKKLRCKQTVPDIFIFNLSIVDLLFLLGMPFLIHQLLGNGSWYFGAPLCTIITALDTNSQITSTNILTVMTLDRYLATVYPLKSTYVRTPCVAALVICLVWLLSFLTIIPVWMYAGLMPLEDGTVRCALLLPNPETDIYWFTLYQFMLAFAVPLIVICVVYFKILQHMATTVVPLPQRSLQLRTKRVTRMAVAICSAFFICWAPFYILQLVHLGIDTPSMAFFYAYNFAISLGYANSCLNPFLYIALSETFKHQFLVAIRPAKEPCRNSSSVNNNSMTEASVCLKLAPESTQQTQFLEDFSPRSLPVTVAVH